In one window of Dermochelys coriacea isolate rDerCor1 chromosome 3, rDerCor1.pri.v4, whole genome shotgun sequence DNA:
- the MARCKS gene encoding myristoylated alanine-rich C-kinase substrate produces MGAQFSKTAAKGEAAAEKPGEAVAASPSKANGQENGHVKVNGDASPAAAEAGKEEVQANGSAPAEETAKEEQASSEPASEKEGTEAESTEPASLAEGEPSSKAEEGATPSSSNETPKKKKKRFSFKKSFKLSGFSFKKNKKEAGEGAENEGAAPSAEGGKDETATSPEATSNEEGKPAHEASCAAAASGTEEAKEETGDSQEAKSEETAPEKPPGEEAKPVEEQKPEDKPEEAPAASAPSATTEATSTEQEAPKVEEAALPTQETPSESSPEAPPAELAE; encoded by the exons ATGGGTGCCCAGTTCTCCAAGACCGCTGCAAAAGGCGAAGCCGCTGCTGAGAAACCTGGGGAAGCAGTGGCTGCATCTCCTTCCAAGGCGAATGGACAG GAGAATGGGCATGTAAAGGTGAACGGGGATGCCTCTCCAGCAGCCgctgaggcaggcaaggaggaggTCCAGGCAAATGGCAGTGCACCTGCTGAAGAGACAGCGAAGGAAGAGCAAGCCTCTTCTGAGCCTGCCTCTGAGAAGGAGGGAACAGAAGCCGAGAGTACCGAGCCAGCCTCGCTTGCTGAGGGAGAGCCCTCCTCGAAGGCAGAGGAGGGAGCTACCCCTTCTTCCAGCAATGAGACCccgaaaaaaaaaaagaagcgcTTTTCCTTCAAAAAGTCCTTTAAGCTAAGTGGCTTCtcctttaaaaagaacaaaaaggaggctggggaaggagcagagaacGAAGGTGCAGCTCCCTCTGCAGAGGGAGGGAAAGATGAAACAGCTACTTCCCCAGAAGCTACAAGCAATGAGGAGGGCAAACCTGCCCACGAGGCGTCCTGCGCTGCGGCAGCGAGTGGCACAGAGGAAGCAAAGGAGGAGACTGGTGACTCTCAGGAAGCAAAATCGGAAGAGACCGCCCCAGAGAAGCCTCCAGGAGAAGAGGCCAAGCCTGTTGAAGAGCAAAAGCCTGAGGATAAACCAGAAGAggcaccagctgcctctgcccctAGTGCTACAACTGAGGCCACCTCAACTGAACAAGAGGCACCCAAAGTAGAAGAGGCAGCACTTCCTACACAGGAAACCCCATCTGAGTCTAGTCCAGAAGCCCCACCAGCTGAATTGGCAGAGTAA